The following coding sequences are from one Bos indicus x Bos taurus breed Angus x Brahman F1 hybrid chromosome 5, Bos_hybrid_MaternalHap_v2.0, whole genome shotgun sequence window:
- the TCF20 gene encoding transcription factor 20 isoform X2, whose product MQSFREQSSYHGNQQSYPQEVHGSSRIEEFSPRQAQMFQNFGGAGGGSSGSGGGGGGGRRAAAAAAAAMASETSGHQGYQGFRKEAGDFYYMAGNKDPVATGTPQPPPRRPSGPVQSYGPPQGSSFGNQYGSEGHVGQFQAQHSALGGVSHYSQDYTGPFSPGSAQYQQQPSSQQQQQVQQLRQQLYQSHQPLPQAASQPASGASHLQPMQRPSTLPASAAGYQLRVGQFGQHYQSSATAASSSFPSPQRFSQSGQSYDGSYSVNAGSQYEGHNVGSNAQAYGTQSNYSYQPQSMKNFEQAKIPPGTQQGQQQQQQQQQQQQQQQQHPPQHVMQYSNAATKLPLQSQVGQYSQPEVPVRSPMQFHQNFSPISNPSPAASVVQSPSCSSTPSPLTQSGENLQCGQGNVPMGSRNRILQLMPQLSPTPSMMPSPNSHTAGFKGFGLEGVPEKRLTDPGLSSLSALSTQVANLPNTVQHMLLSDALTPQKKTSKRPSSSSKKTDSCPNSEGSSQAEEQLKSPMAESLDGGCSSSSEDQGERVRQLSGQSTSSDTTYKGGASEKAGSSPAQGAQNEAPRLSTSPAVREETASPGAKDTPLSSEGNPKVNEKTVGVIVSREAMAGRVEKPGGQDKGSQEEDPAATQRPPSTGGAKEASHASLPQPEPPGGGSKGNKSGDSNSNHNGEGNGQTGHPAGGSGFTGRTEPSKSPGSLRYSYKDSFGSAVPRNISSFAQYPTGQDKGDFTSHGERKGRNEKFPSLLQEVLQGYHHHPDRRYSRSSQEHQAMAGSLEGATRPNVLVSQTNELASRGLLNKSIGSLLENPHWGPWERKSSGTAPEMKQINLADYPIPRKFEIEPPSSAHEPGGSLSERRSVICDISPLRQIVRDPGAHSLGHMGADTRLGRNERLNPSLSQSVILPGGLVSMETKLKSQSGQIKEEDFEQSKSQASFNNKKSGDHCHPASIKHESYRGNASPGAATHDSISDYGPQDSRPTPMRRVPGRVGSREGMRGRSPSQYHDFSEKLKMSPGRSRGPGGDPHHMSPHMTFSERANRSSLHAPFSPNSESLASAYHTNTRAHAYGDPSAGLNSQLHYKRQMYQQQQEEYKDWGGSSAQGVIAAAQHRQEGPRKSPRQQQFLDRVRSPLKNDKDGMMYGPPMGTYHDPSGQDGGRCLMSSDGLSNKGIELKHGSQKLQQESCWDLSRQTSPAKSSGPPGMSNQKRYGPPHETDGHGLAESTQSSKPSNVMLRLPGQEDHSSQNPLIMRRRVRSFISPIPSKRQSQDVKNSNTEDKGRLLHPSKEGTDKAYNSYAHLSHSQEIKSIPKRESSKDLPSPDSRNCPAVTLTSPAKTKILPPRKGRGLKLEAIVQKITSPNIRRSASSNSAEAGGDTVTLDDILSLKSGPPEGGSGAVPDTELEKRKGEVIAELACPAGQELSGEKPLARSSEEWRGGGDDKVKTETHPDTVAAGKEPPGAMASTTSQKPGSNQGRPDGSLGGTAPLIFPDSKNVPPVGTLAPEANPKAEEKESDAVTISPKQEGFPPKGYFPSGKKKGRPIGSVNKQKKQQQPPPPPPQPPQIPEGSADGEPKPKKQRQRRERRKPGAQPRKRKTKQAVPIVEPQEPEIKLKYATQPLDKTDAKNKSFFPYIHVVNKCELGAVCTIINAEEEEQTKLVRGRKGQRSLTPPPSSTESKVLPASSFVLQGPVVTESSVMGHLVCCLCGKWASYRNMGDLFGPFYPQDYAATLPKNPPPKRAAETQSKVKVRHKSASNGSKTDTEEEEEQQQQKEQRSLAAHPRFKRRHRSEDCAGGPRSLSRGLPCKKATTEGSSEKTVLDSKPSVPTTSEGGPELELQIPELPLDSNEFWVHEGCILWANGIYLVCGRLYGLQEALEIAREMKCSHCQEAGATLGCYNKGCSFRYHYPCAIDADCLLHEENFSVRCPKHKVRLWR is encoded by the coding sequence ATGCAGTCCTTCCGGGAGCAAAGCAGTTACCACGGGAACCAGCAGAGCTACCCCCAGGAGGTGCACGGCTCATCCCGGATAGAGGAGTTCAGCCCTCGCCAGGCCCAGATGTTCCAGAATTTTGGGGGTGCTGGTGGTGGCagcagcggcagcggcggcggcggcggtggtggACGAcgagcagcggcggcggcggcggccgcgatGGCCAGCGAGACCTCCGGCCATCAGGGCTACCAGGGCTtcaggaaggaggctggagaCTTTTACTACATGGCAGGCAACAAGGACCCCGTGGCCACAGGAACCCCGCAGCCTCCTCCGCGAAGGCCTTCCGGGCCGGTGCAGAGCTACGGACCCCCCCAGGGGAGCAGCTTTGGCAATCAGTATGGCAGTGAGGGTCACGTGGGCCAGTTTCAAGCACAGCACTCTGCCCTTGGCGGTGTGTCTCATTACTCGCAGGATTACACGGGGCCGTTCTCTCCGGGGAGCGCTCAGTACCAGCAGCAGCCTtccagccagcagcagcagcaagtgcagCAGCTGCGGCAGCAGCTCTACCAGTCCCATCAGCCCCTGCCGCAGGCCGCCAGCCAGCCGGCGTCTGGCGCCTCGCACCTGCAGCCCATGCAGCGGCCCTCAACTCTGCCGGCCTCGGCCGCCGGCTACCAGCTGAGAGTGGGGCAGTTCGGCCAGCACTACCAGTCTTCTGCcaccgccgcctcctcctccttcccatcaCCGCAGCGTTTCAGCCAGTCTGGGCAGAGCTATGACGGCAGTTACAGTGTGAACGCCGGATCACAGTACGAAGGGCATAACGTGGGCTCCAACGCACAGGCTTATGGAACACAATCCAATTACAGCTATCAGCCTCAATCTATGAAGAATTTCGAACAGGCCAAGATTCCACCAGGGACCCagcaggggcagcagcagcagcagcagcaacaacagcagcagcagcagcagcagcagcaccccccTCAGCACGTGATGCAGTATTCCAACGCTGCCACCAAGCTGCCCCTGCAAAGCCAGGTCGGGCAGTACAGCCAGCCCGAGGTTCCCGTGAGGTCCCCCATGCAGTTTCACCAGAACTTCAGCCCCATCTCTAACCCTTCCCCAGCTGCCTCCGTGGTTCAGTCTCCAAGCTGTAGCTCTACCCCGTCTCCTCTCACACAGAGCGGGGAGAACCTCCAGTGTGGGCAAGGCAATGTGCCAATGGGCTCCAGAAACAGAATCCTGCAGTTAATGCCTCAGCTCAGCCCAACCCCGTCGATGATGcccagtcccaactctcacactGCGGGCTTCAAAGGGTTCGGGCTGGAAGGGGTGCCTGAAAAGCGGCTGACCGATCCCGGCTTGAGTAGTTTGAGTGCCCTGAGTACGCAGGTGGCCAACCTTCCTAATACGGTTCAGCACATGCTACTTTCCGACGCCCTGACCCCTCAGAAGAAGACCTCCAAGAGGCCTTCCTCGTCATCCAAGAAAACAGACAGCTGCCCAAACTCGGAAGGCTCTTCACAGGCTGAAGAACAACTGAAGTCCCCGATGGCAGAGTCGCTGGATGGAGGCTGCTCCAGCAGTTCTGAGGATCAAGGCGAGAGGGTGAGGCAGCTGAGTGGCCAGAGCACAAGCTCGGACACCACCTACAAGGGCGGGGCCTCGGAAAAGGCAGGCTCCTCACCAGCACAGGGTGCTCAGAACGAAGCCCCCCGACTCAGCACCAGTCCTGCAGTCCGAGAAGAGACCGCCTCGCCGGGTGCCAAGGACACACCACTGTCATCTGAGGGCAACCCAAAAGTCAACGAGAAGACAGTCGGGGTGATTGTCTCCCGGGAAGCTATGGCAGGCCGGgtggaaaagcctggtgggcaggACAAAGGCTCCCAGGAAGAGGATCCTGCAGCCACACAGAGGCCACCCAGCACCGGGGGGGCAAAGGAAGCCAGCCACGCATCACTTCCACAGCCAGAGCCTCCGGGAGGAGGCAGTAAAGGAAACAAGAGTGGAGACAGTAACTCCAACCAcaatggggaagggaatggccagACTGGGCACCCTGCAGGGGGCTCTGGTTTCACAGGCAGGACTGAGCCCAGCAAATCTCCTGGAAGCCTGCGCTATAGTTACAAAGACAGTTTTGGGTCAGCTGTGCCGAGAAACATTAGCAGCTTTGCTCAGTATCCTACAGGACAAGATAAAGGGGACTTCACCAGCCACGGGGAGCGAAAGGGTAGAAATGAGAAGTTCCCCAGCCTCCTGCAGGAGGTGCTTCAGGGTTACCACCACCACCCCGACAGGAGGTACTCCCGGAGTTCTCAGGAGCACCAGGCCATGGCTGGCAGCCTCGAAGGAGCCACAAGGCCTAATGTCTTAGTGAGTCAGACCAATGAGTTAGCTAGCAGGGGCCTTCTGAACAAAAGCATTGGGTCCCTGTTAGAAAACCCCCACTGGGGCCCCTGGGAAAGAAAGTCAAGTGGCACAGCTCCTGAGATGAAACAGATCAATTTGGCCGACTACCCAATTCCCAGAAAGTTTGAAATAGAGCCTCCATCGTCAGCCCATGAGCCCGGGGGTTCCCTCTCTGAGAGAAGATCAGTCATCTGTGACATTTCTCCACTAAGACAGATTGTCAGAGACCCGGGGGCTCACTCGCTAGGACACATGGGCGCCGACACCAGACTTGGGAGGAATGAGCGTCTCAATCCCAGTTTAAGTCAGTCAGTCATTCTTCCAGGTGGGCTGGTGTCCATGGAAACAAAGCTGAAATCCCAGAGTGGGCAGATAAAAGAGGAAGACTTTGAACAGTCCAAGTCCCAAGCTAGTTTCAACAACAAGAAATCGGGAGACCACTGCCACCCTGCTAGCATCAAGCACGAGTCTTACCGAGGCAATGCCAGCCCCGGAGCGGCGACCCATGATTCCATCTCAGACTACGGCCCGCAGGACAGCAGACCCACACCAATGCGGCGAGTCCCCGGCAGAGTTGGCAGTCGGGAGGGCATGAGGGGTCGGTCCCCTTCTCAGTATCATGACTTTTCAGAAAAGTTGAAGATGTCCCCTGGGAGGAGCAGAGGCCCAGGGGGCGACCCTCATCACATGAGCCCACACATGACCTTCTCCGAGAGGGCCAACAGGAGTTCTTTGCACGCTCCCTTTTCTCCCAATTCAGAAAGCCTGGCCTCTGCTTATCACACAAACACGCGTGCTCATGCTTATGGGGACCCCAGTGCAGGTTTGAATTCCCAGCTCCATTACAAGAGACAGATGTACCAACAGCAGCAAGAGGAATATAAGGACTGGGGTGGCAGTTCTGCTCAGGGAGTGATCGCTGCGGCTCAGCACAGGCAGGAGGGACCCCGCAAGAGTCCACGTCAGCAGCAGTTTCTCGACCGAGTCCGGAGCCCCCTGAAGAATGACAAAGATGGCATGATGTATGGCCCACCGATGGGGACGTACCATGACCCCAGCGGTCAGGACGGTGGGCGCTGCCTCATGTCTAGTGATGGTCTTTCTAACAAAGGCATTGAACTGAAGCACGGCTCCCAGAAGTTACAGCAAGAATCTTGTTGGGATCTCTCTCGGCAGACTTCTCCAGCCAAAAGCAGCGGCCCCCCAGGAATGTCCAATCAGAAAAGGTACGGACCACCCCATGAGACCGACGGACACGGGCTCGCAGAGTCTACGCAGTCATCCAAACCGAGTAATGTTATGCTGAGACTTCCAGGTCAAGAGGATCATTCTTCTCAAAACCCCTTAATCATGAGGAGGCGTGTCCGTTCTTTTATCTCTCCCATTCCCAGTAAGAGACAGTCACAGGATGTGAAGAACAGTAACACTGAAGATAAAGGGCGCCTCCTTCACCCGTCAAAAGAAGGCACTGACAAAGCGTACAATTCCTATGCCCATCTTTCTCACAGTCAGGAGATCAAGTCCATCCCTAAGAGGGAGTCCTCCAAGGACCTTCCAAGTCCAGATAGTAGGAACTGCCCTGCGGTCACCCTTACAAGTCCTGCTAAGACCAAAATCCTGCCCCCAAGGAAAGGCCGGGGGTTGAAACTGGAAGCTATCGTCCAGAAGATCACATCCCCAAACATTAGGAGGAGCGCGTCCTCGAACAGCGCAGAGGCTGGGGGAGACACAGTTACTCTTGACGACATCCTGTCTTTGAAAAGCGGCCCTCCGGAAGGTGGGAGCGGTGCCGTTCCAGACACTgagctggagaagagaaaaggcgAGGTGATAGCTGAGCTGGCCTGTCCCGCAGGCCAGGAGCTGAGCGGAGAAAAGCCTCTGGCCCGGTCTTCGGAGGAGTGGCGCGGTGGTGGGGACGACAAGGTGAAGACGGAGACGCACCCTGACACGGTCGCCGCTGGGAAGGAGCCCCCTGGTGCCATGGCATCCACAACCTCACAGAAGCCTGGGAGTAACCAAGGGAGACCAGACGGGTCCCTGGGCGGGACagcacctttaatctttcctgaCTCAAAGAATGTACCTCCAGTGGGCACGTTGGCTCCCGAGGCAAACCCCAAGGCTGAAGAGAAAGAGAGCGATGCCGTGACGATTTCCCCCAAACAGGAGGGCTTCCCCCCGAAGGGTTACTTCCcctcaggaaagaagaaagggagaccCATTGGTAGTGTAAATAAGCAGAAGAAACAACAGCAGCCCCCGCCGCCACCCCCTCAACCCCCTCAGATACCAGAGGGTTCTGCTGATGGAGAGCCAAAGCCAAAAAAGCAGAGGCAGCGGAGGGAGCGAAGGAAGCCTGGGGCGCAGCCCAGGAAGCGGAAAACCAAACAGGCCGTTCCCATCGTAGAACCCCAAGAACCGGAGATCAAGCTGAAGTACGCCACCCAGCCCCTGGATAAAACCGATGCCAAGAACAAGTCTTTTTTCCCTTATATCCACGTAGTAAATAAGTGTGAACTTGGAGCCGTGTGTACAATCATCAACGCCGAGGAGGAGGAGCAGACCAAATTGGTGAGGGGGCGGAAGGGCCAGCGGTCCCTGACGCCTCCGCCCAGCAGCACCGAGAGCAAGGTTCTCCCAGCCTCGTCCTTCGTGCTGCAGGGCCCCGTGGTGACAGAGTCTTCTGTGATGGGGCACCTGGTTTGCTGTCTGTGCGGCAAGTGGGCCAGTTACCGGAACATGGGCGACCTCTTTGGACCCTTTTACCCCCAAGATTATGCAGCCACTCTCCccaagaatccacctcccaagaGGGCCGCGGAAACGCAGAGCAAGGTGAAGGTCCGGCACAAAAGCGCTTCGAACGGCTCCAAGACGGAcactgaggaggaggaagagcagcagcagcagaaggagcagaggagcctggccgcgCACCCCAGGTTTAAGCGGCGACACCGCTCGGAAGACTGTGCCGGAGGCCCCCGGTCCCTGTCCAGGGGGCTCCCTTGTAAAAAAGCCACCACCGAGGGCAGCAGCGAAAAGACTGTTTTGGACTCAAAGCCCTCCGTGCCCACCACTTCAGAAGGTGGCCCCGAGTTGGAGTTACAAATCCCTGAACTACCTCTCGACAGCAATGAATTTTGGGTCCACGAGGGTTGTATTCTCTGGGCCAATGGAATCTACCTGGTCTGTGGCCGGCTCTATGGCCTGCAGGAAGCGCTGGAAATAGCCAGAGAGATG